AAACGCTCGATGGACCAGATCACCGGTGCGCTGGTCGGCATCGGCCTGGTGCTGTCGGCGGTGTTCGTGCCGATGGCCTTCTTCGGCGGCTCGACCGGCGTGATCTACCGCCAGTTCTCGATCACCATCGTGTCGGCGATGGCGCTGTCGGTGCTGGTGGCGATCGTGTTCACCCCGGCCCTGTGCGCCAGCATCATGAAGCCGGTGGAGAAAGGCCACGGACACGGCGAGGGCGGCCTGTTCGGCAAGCTCTTCCACTGGTTCAACCTGAAGTTCGATCGCAGCACCAAGGGCTACGAGTCGGCAGTCGGCGGCATCCTCAAGCGCAGCGCGCGTTTCCTAGCCATCTACCTCGCCATCGTCGCGGTGCTCGGCCTGCTGTTCGTGCGCATGCCGACCTCCTTCCTGCCCGAGGAAGACCAGGGCGTGATGTTCAACCAGATCGTGTTGCCTGCTGGTGCCACCCAGGAGCGCACGCTCGCGGTGCTCGAGAAGGTCGAGCAGCATTACCTGGTGAACGAGAAGGATACCGTGCGCGCGATCTTCACCGTGGCCGGCTTCAGCTTCGGCGGCAGCGGCCAGAACATGGGCATCGGCTTCGTGAACCTCAAGCATTGGGACGAGCGCCAGGCGCCGGGCATGGACGTGAAGTCGGTCGCCGGGCGCGCGATGGGCGCCTTCGCGCAGATCCGCGAGGCGATGGTGTTCGCCTTCGTGCCGCCGGCGGTGATCGAGCTCGGCACTTCGGGCGGCTTCACCGTGCAGATGCAGGACCGCTCCGGCCTCGGCCACGAGGCGCTGCTCGCCGCGCGCAACCAGTTCCTCGGCATGGCGGCGCAGGACAAGCGCCTGGTCGGGGTACGCCCGAACGGCCAGGAGGACATGCCCGAGCTGCAGCTCGACATCGATCACGCCAAGGCCGGCGCGCTCGGGCTGTCGATCGCCGACATCAACGACACCCTGTCGACCGCCTGGGGCGGCAGCTACATCAACGACTTCCTCGACCGCGGCCGCATCAAGAAGGTCTACCTGCAGGGCGACGCCCCCGCGCGCATGACGCAGGAAGACCTCGACAAGTGGTACGTGCGCAACAAGGCGGGCGACATGGTGCCGTTCTCGGCCTTCGCCACCGCGCGCTGGACCTATGGCTCGCCGCGTCTCGAGCGCTTCAACGGCCAGCCGTCGATGGAGATCCTCGGCCAGTCCGCGCCCGGACTGTCGTCCGGCGAGGCGATGCAGGCCGTGGAAGACATCATGGCGAAGATGCCGCCGGGCATCGGCTACGACTGGTCGGGTACCTCCTACGAGGAGCGCCGCTCCGGCTCGCAGGCGCCGGCGCTGTACGCGCTGTCGCTGCTGGTGGTGTTCCTGTGCCTGGCGGCGCTGTACGAGAGCTGGTCGGTGCCGTTCGCGGTGATGCTGGTGGTGCCGCTCGGCGTGCTCGGCGCGCTGCTGGCCGCCACCAGCCGCGGGATGTCGAACGACATCTACTTCCAGGTCGGCCTGCTCGCCACCATCGGCCTGTCGTCGAAGAACGCGATCCTGATCGTGGAGTTCGCCAAGGCGCAGATGGAGGAGGGCAAGGATCTGGTCGCGGCCACCCTGACCGCGGTGCGGATGCGTCTGCGCCCGATCATCATGACCTCGCTCGCCTTCGGCTTCGGCGTGCTGCCGCTGGCGATCGCCACCGGCGCCGGTGCCGGCAGCCAGAACGCGATCGGTACCGGCGTGCTCGGCGGCACCATCGCGGCGACCGTGCTCGGCATCTTCTTCGTGCCGCTGTTCTATGTCGTGATCAAGCGCATTTTCCCCGACAAGTCCAGGGAGGAGGCCGTGGCGCCGACCGCCCAGGAGGGACGTTGAGATGAACAAGCAGGAAACGAAGCGGCCCCTGCGCGCCCTGGTGGTGGCACTGGCTGCCACCACCCTGGGCGCGTGCTCGATGATCCCGGCCTTCGAGCGCCCCGCGGCGCCGGTGCCGGCGAGCTTCCCGCAGGCCCAGTCCACCACGGCCTCGGCGATCGCGCCGCTGGCCGACACCATCGCCTGGCGTGACTACTTCGCCGACGCGCGCCTGCGCGAGGTGATCGCGCTCGCCCTCGACAACAACCGCGACCTGCGCGTGGCCGCGCTCAACATCGAGCGTGCGCGCGCCCAGTACGGCATCCAGCGCGCCGACCTGTTCCCGTCGATCGCGGTCAGCGGCGGGCAGAGCGCGCAGCGCCTGCCGGCGGACCTGAACGCCAGCCAGCAGGCCGACATCAGCCGCCAGTACAGCGCCAACCTCGGCTTCGCCAGCTACGAGCTCGACTTCTTCGGCCGCGTGCGCAGCCTGGAAGAGCAGGCGTTGCAGACCTACCTCGGCACCGAGGAGGCTCGCCGCAGCGCGCAGATCAGCCTGGTGGCCGAGGTCGCCAACGCCTGGCTGCGCCTCGCCGCCGACCGCGAACGCCTGGCGCTGGCGAAGAGCACGCAGCAGACCCGCCAGGAATCCCTCGATCTGGTGCGGCGCAGTTTCGAGCTGGGTGCGGTGTCCGCCCTCGACGTGCATCAGGCCGAGACCTTGCTGCAGGGCGCACGCGCCGATGCGGCGCGCTTCGAGACCGTGGTCGCACAGGATCAGAACGCACTGGCGCAACTGGTCGGCGGCGGTGTCCCGGCCACTCTGTTGCCGGACGGGCTCGAGCAGGCGGTCGCCACGGTGGCGGAGCTCCCCGCCGGGGTGCCCTCCGAAGTGCTGGCGCGTCGCCCCGACATCCTGCAGGCCGAGCGTGCCCTGCTGGCGGCCAATGCCAGCATCGGTGCCGCACGCGCCGCCTTCTTCCCGCGCATCACGCTGACCGCCACCGCCGGCACCGCGAGCAGCACGCTCGACGGCCTGTTCGACGGCGGCTCGGGTGCCTGGAGCTTCGTGCCGCAGTTGCGCCTGCCGATCTTCGAGGCCGGACGGCTGCAGGCGAGCCTGGATCTCGCCGAGATCCAGCGCGACATCAACGTCGCCCAGTACGAGAAGGCGATCCAGTCGGCCTTCCGCGAAGTGGCCGACGCGCTTGCCGAGCGCGCGACCGTCACCGAGCGCATCGACGCCCGGCGCAAGCAGGTGGCGGCGACGCAGAACAGCCTGAAGCTGTCCGACGCCCGCTACCGCGGTGGCGTCGACAGCTATCTGAGCCTGCTCGACGCCCAGCGCAGCCTGTACGCGGCCGAGCTGGAGCTGATCGGTGTCCGCTT
This genomic stretch from Thauera sp. GDN1 harbors:
- a CDS encoding efflux RND transporter permease subunit; the protein is MARFFIDRPIFAWVIAIVIMLAGALSIQQLPVSQYPSIAPPAIVINARYPGASAKAVEDSVTQIIEQKMTGLDGLLYMKSTSDAFGNASTTLTFSAETDPDTAQVQVQNKMQTALPLLPQAVQQQGVTVAKSGANFLMVVGFVSTDDSLTGSDLSDFLVSTVQDPLSRVEGVGEVQVFGAQYAMRVWLDPAKLTNYRLTPGDVRTALQAQNAQVSAGQLGGTPAVPGQGFTATITAQSRLQTVAEFEDILLRSNAQGGEVRLRDVARVEIGAENYGTLARYNGQVASGMGIRLAPGANALDTATAVRAKLDEMQRYFPEGVEYVVPYDTTPFVKISIESVVMTLIEAVVLVFLVMYLFLQNFRATLIPTMAIPVVLLGTFGLMAAFGFSINTLTMFGMVLAIGLLVDDAIVVVENVERVMTEEGLPPKAATKRSMDQITGALVGIGLVLSAVFVPMAFFGGSTGVIYRQFSITIVSAMALSVLVAIVFTPALCASIMKPVEKGHGHGEGGLFGKLFHWFNLKFDRSTKGYESAVGGILKRSARFLAIYLAIVAVLGLLFVRMPTSFLPEEDQGVMFNQIVLPAGATQERTLAVLEKVEQHYLVNEKDTVRAIFTVAGFSFGGSGQNMGIGFVNLKHWDERQAPGMDVKSVAGRAMGAFAQIREAMVFAFVPPAVIELGTSGGFTVQMQDRSGLGHEALLAARNQFLGMAAQDKRLVGVRPNGQEDMPELQLDIDHAKAGALGLSIADINDTLSTAWGGSYINDFLDRGRIKKVYLQGDAPARMTQEDLDKWYVRNKAGDMVPFSAFATARWTYGSPRLERFNGQPSMEILGQSAPGLSSGEAMQAVEDIMAKMPPGIGYDWSGTSYEERRSGSQAPALYALSLLVVFLCLAALYESWSVPFAVMLVVPLGVLGALLAATSRGMSNDIYFQVGLLATIGLSSKNAILIVEFAKAQMEEGKDLVAATLTAVRMRLRPIIMTSLAFGFGVLPLAIATGAGAGSQNAIGTGVLGGTIAATVLGIFFVPLFYVVIKRIFPDKSREEAVAPTAQEGR
- the adeC gene encoding AdeC/AdeK/OprM family multidrug efflux complex outer membrane factor, with amino-acid sequence MNKQETKRPLRALVVALAATTLGACSMIPAFERPAAPVPASFPQAQSTTASAIAPLADTIAWRDYFADARLREVIALALDNNRDLRVAALNIERARAQYGIQRADLFPSIAVSGGQSAQRLPADLNASQQADISRQYSANLGFASYELDFFGRVRSLEEQALQTYLGTEEARRSAQISLVAEVANAWLRLAADRERLALAKSTQQTRQESLDLVRRSFELGAVSALDVHQAETLLQGARADAARFETVVAQDQNALAQLVGGGVPATLLPDGLEQAVATVAELPAGVPSEVLARRPDILQAERALLAANASIGAARAAFFPRITLTATAGTASSTLDGLFDGGSGAWSFVPQLRLPIFEAGRLQASLDLAEIQRDINVAQYEKAIQSAFREVADALAERATVTERIDARRKQVAATQNSLKLSDARYRGGVDSYLSLLDAQRSLYAAELELIGVRFLEATNRVELYKALGGGWQ